In Balearica regulorum gibbericeps isolate bBalReg1 chromosome 2, bBalReg1.pri, whole genome shotgun sequence, one DNA window encodes the following:
- the GPLD1 gene encoding phosphatidylinositol-glycan-specific phospholipase D — protein sequence MAGLKIWSVLQVILYHFCQRCIPSGISTHVEIAHRALEFFIKHEGNVNYRQLLLNHQDAFQAGSIYPDAFYPSICKSGIFHDVSEDTHWSPFLSTSIYYIRRNYPQPWEEATEKLVAFLFGIASHMVADVSWHSLGIDQGFLRAMGEIDFHGSYSEAHSVGDFGGDVLSQFELDFSYLASNWYVPVKDLAAIYKEFYGREIITESTITDCTYLLFLELHGERLAVAKLFPTYASKSPFLVEKFHEYFLGGVDDMAFWTNNIFELTSHMLENGTSGCFLPENPLFINCTREHKDSYVNKQSKNEHHKNTTSLLTKTLEKNINYTERGVHFNIQSWATNSLRLINRAFATNVWKALAAPHQKSSSSSKYISKPAASYFLSSPYARLGWAMISADLNQDGYEDLVVGAPGYSTLGHVQIGRVYVVYGNGSGLPPEDMDLDGKADQVLQGHQPSGRFGSALAVLDFNEDGVPDLAIGAPSVGSQFLTYKGAVYVYFGTAGRGLASQPNVTITCQYSYCNLGWSLLAADVDGDGSADLVVGSPYAPGGGQQRGFVVAFYSYFNRSDQGLLSVEDANWMVKGEENYAWFGFSLDSCQLENVTLLLIGSPTWKSCAGCNPSSSDVRQSVGKVYGYNPPSTKRWFAVTGDKAMGRMGLSLASGVMSVAGITRTVLVVGAPTADSLSRISFISSVLHQAGLALVYDLTDSTKPSLLSTFSGDRSISRFGGDVYLSDLDNDGLDEMIVTSPLRTSSITTILFGGAAGRVYIYNGKQASLGNVTDHCKSWISPCPEDWAQYVLISPEELSRFGSSVITVKAERKKEVVVAAERSSAKARLGGRVFVYSL from the exons ATGGCTGGTTTGAAGATTTGGTCTGTTTTGCAGGTTATACTATACCATTTCTGTCAAAGATGTATCCCAAGTGGAATTTCAACACACGTTGAAATAG CACATAGAGCTCTGGAATTTTTCATTAAGCATGAAGGGAATGTTAATTATAGACAG TTATTACTAAACCACCAAGATGCATTTCAGGCTGGAAGCATTTATCCTGATGCCTTTTATCCTTCAATCTGCAAAAGTG GAATATTCCATGATGTGTCTGAAGACACTCACTGGTCACCATTTCTCAGTACAAGTATTTACTACATCAGAAGGAATTATCCTCAGCCATGGGAAGAG GCTacagagaagctggtggctttCCTGTTTGGAATTGCCTCACATATGGTGGCAGATGTTAGCTGGCATAGCCTGGGCATCGACCAAGGATTTCTAAGGGCCATGGGAGAA aTTGATTTTCATGGTTCGTACTCAGAGGCTCACAGTGTTGGCGATTTTG GAGGAGATGTCCTGAGTCAGTTTGAGCTGGACTTCAGTTATCTGGCATCAAATTG GTATGTACCTGTCAAAGACCTAGCAGCTATCTATAAGGAGTTTTATGGAAGAGAGATCATAACTGAAAGCACAATTACTGACTGTACTTACCTGCTGTTTCTTGAACT gcatggAGAAAGGCTTGCTGTTGCCAAG CTTTTTCCAACATATGCTAGCAAATCTCCATTTCTGGTGGAGAAGTTCCACGAATATTTCCTCGGAGGAGTGGATGACATGGCATTCTGGACAAACAATATTTTTGAGCTGACGAGCCATATGCTAGAGAATGGAACCAG TGGCTGCTTCCTGCCTGAGAACCCTCTGTTTATAAACTGCACAAGGGAGCACAAGGACAGCTATGT aaacaagCAATCAAAAAATGAACATCACAAGAATACAACTTCTTTGCTTACAAAAACACttgaaaagaatataaattataCAGAAAGAGGAGTTCACTTCAACATACAATCTTGGGCAACA aactcCCTCCGCTTGATAAACCGTGCTTTTGCAACCAATGTCTGGAAGGCATTAGCAGCTCCACATCAAAAATCTTCATCTTCATCAAAGTACATCTCCAAACCAGCAGCttcatattttctgtcttcaccCTATGCTAGACTTGGATg GGCAATGATCTCAGCTGACCTAAACCAGGACGGATACGAAGATCTGGTGGTTGGAGCACCAGGGTACAGCACACTGGGCCATGTTCAGATAGGACGGGTGTATGTGGTCTATGGCAACGGGTCAGGTTTGCCGCCAGAGGACATGGATCTAGATGGGAAAGCTGACCAAGTACTGCAGGGTCATCAG CCTTCAGGAAGATTTGGTTCTGCCTTGGCGGTCCTTGACTTCAATGAGGACGGAGTGCCAGATCTGGCAATTGGAGCACCTTCTGTGGGATCTCAGTTTCTTACTTACAAA GGTGCTGTGTATGTCTATTTTGGCACGGCGGGAAGAGGCTTGGCATCTCAACCAAACGTTACCATAACTTGTCAG TATTCCTACTGTAATCTTGGTTGGTCCCTCCTGGCAGCTGATGTTGATGGGGATGGAAGTGCTGATCTGGTTGTGGGGTCTCCATATGCACCTGGTGGTGGGCAGCAGAGAGGATTTGTGGTTGCATTTTACTCTTATTTCAACAGGAGTGACCAAG GACTTCTGTCAGTAGAGGATGCCAACTGGATGGTGAAGGGCGAAGAAAACTATGCTTGGTTTGGATTTTCACTTgacagctgccagctggagaaCGTAACACTGCTGCTGATTGGTAGCCCTACATGGAAGAGTTGTGCTGG CTGCAATCCCTCTTCATCGGATGTCAGACAGAGTGTTGGGAAGGTGTATGGGTATAATCCACCAAGCACAAAGCGCTGGTTTGCAGTAACTGGAGACAAG GCAATGGGCAGAATGGGTTTGTCTTTGGCCAGTGGTGTGATGTCTGTGGCTGGGATCACAAGGACTGTTTTGGTGGTGGGGGCACCTACTGCAG ATAGCCTGTCTAGGATTTCATTTATATCCTCTGTGCTGCACCAAGCTGGACTGGCTCTGGTATATGATCTGACAGACAGCACCAAGCCTTCTTTGCTCAGCACATTCAGTGGGGACAGGAGTATTTCTCGCTTTGGAGGAGATGTATACTTAAGTGACCTGGATAATGATGGACTAG atgaaaTGATTGTGACCTCCCCACTGCGAACTAGCAGTATCACCACAATACTGTTTGGTGGGGCAGCTGGCCGTGTTTACATTTACAACGGAAAGCAGGCATCCCTGGGGAATGTGACAGACCACTGCAAATCATGGATATCTCCCTGTCCTGAGGACTGG gcaCAGTATGTCCTGATTTCTCCTGAG GAACTATCAAGATTTGGGAGTTCTGTTATCACTGttaaagctgaaagaaag AAAGAAGTTGTGGTGGCAGCAGAGAGAAGTTCAGCGAAAGCTCGACTGGGTGGAAGGGTTTTTGTCTACTCACTCTAG